In Vibrio lentus, a single genomic region encodes these proteins:
- a CDS encoding winged helix-turn-helix domain-containing protein: MNQQNYQICDASYDPLLRQFLREDGRVETIAPLEGKVFLFLLENVGECIERGLIFKKCWGDVIVSEQALTNVISKLRKTLNRVTCGCATIRTVSKTGYSLEIEGSFKPIIAEPKALTPDADFLSETSPIVSSQAELKPLSAVTNQIQTSSKSPDKKPLDDQNHVMSTPVIRNVEDVRETPLSTDSTNGSAKATSSILKLFVHRHLVSAGYFLAFVCVLVSLFNVLQAYYQPVPYFVDKSDYRDSFVHKTNHYFFHIVRNEAYSLPAITEKLIQVIPSHCNVDVFVRIYPSVSQPENDAMYMLVQRENGEAFNYISSIFEVESAFDSLVTYMAQRSYFCE; the protein is encoded by the coding sequence GTGAATCAACAAAACTACCAAATATGTGATGCTAGCTATGATCCTTTACTTAGGCAGTTTTTGCGTGAGGATGGCCGCGTAGAAACTATCGCGCCGTTAGAAGGGAAGGTTTTCCTGTTCTTGTTAGAAAACGTCGGCGAATGCATTGAACGAGGTCTGATATTCAAGAAGTGTTGGGGTGATGTTATTGTCTCTGAGCAAGCGTTGACCAACGTGATCTCAAAGCTTAGAAAAACACTTAACAGAGTTACCTGCGGTTGTGCGACGATTCGTACCGTCAGTAAAACGGGTTATTCTCTGGAGATCGAGGGATCATTTAAACCTATAATTGCAGAGCCCAAAGCGCTAACCCCAGATGCGGACTTCTTGTCAGAAACGTCTCCGATAGTATCCTCTCAAGCAGAGCTTAAGCCGCTGTCAGCGGTGACAAATCAAATACAAACATCAAGCAAGTCACCGGATAAAAAGCCGTTAGATGATCAAAACCATGTTATGTCTACACCTGTAATACGAAACGTTGAAGACGTTAGGGAAACTCCGTTGTCGACAGATAGTACGAATGGTTCAGCTAAGGCTACTTCGTCGATCTTGAAGCTTTTTGTACATCGCCATTTAGTCAGTGCGGGCTACTTTTTAGCCTTTGTCTGTGTGTTAGTTAGTTTATTTAATGTTCTTCAGGCTTATTATCAACCAGTCCCATACTTTGTTGATAAAAGTGATTATCGCGACAGCTTCGTGCACAAAACCAATCACTACTTTTTCCACATTGTGCGCAATGAAGCCTACTCGTTGCCCGCCATCACTGAGAAGCTGATACAAGTGATTCCTAGTCATTGTAATGTCGATGTCTTTGTCCGTATCTATCCGTCGGTTAGCCAACCAGAAAATGATGCTATGTATATGTTAGTTCAGAGGGAAAATGGTGAAGCTTTTAACTATATTTCATCAATTTTCGAAGTTGAGTCAGCTTTTGATTCACTTGTAACCTACATGGCTCAAAGGAGTTACTTTTGCGAATAA